A section of the Chlorocebus sabaeus isolate Y175 chromosome 17, mChlSab1.0.hap1, whole genome shotgun sequence genome encodes:
- the VPS52 gene encoding vacuolar protein sorting-associated protein 52 homolog isoform X2, whose product MAAAATMAAAARELVLRAGTSDMEEEEGPLAGGAGLQESLQLGELDITSDEFILDEVDVHIQANLEDELVKEALKTGVDLRHYSKQVELELQQIEQKSIRDYIQESENIASLHNQITACDAVLERMEQMLGAFQSDLSSISSEIRTLQEQSGAMNIRLRNRQAVRGKLGELVDGLVVPSALVTAILEAPVTEPRFLEQLQELDAKAAAVREQEARGTAACADVRGVLDRLRVKAVMKIREFILQKIYSFRKPMTNYQIPQTALLKYRFFYQFLLGNERATAKEIRDEYVETLSKIYLSYYRSYLGRLMKVQYEEVAEKDDLMGVEDTAKKGFFSKPSLRSRNTIFTLGTRGSVISPTELEAPILVPHTAQRGEQRYPFEALFRSQHYALLDNSCREYLFICEFFVVSGPAAHDLFHAVMGRTLSMTLKHLESYLADCYDAIAVFLCIHIVLRFRNIAAKRDVPALDRYWEQVLALLWPRFELILEMNVQSVRSTDPQRLGGLDTRPHYITRRYAEFSSALVSINQTIPNERTMQLLGQLQVEVENFVLRVAAEFSSRKEQLVFLINNYDMMLGVLMERAADDSKEVESFQQLLNARTQTESCFVT is encoded by the exons ATGGCCGCCGCTGCGACCATGGCGGCTGCCGCCCGGGAACTGGTGTTGCGGGCTGGGACATCAGacatggaggaggaagagggcccGCTG GCGGGTGGTGCTGGGCTCCAGGAATCACTGCAACTTGGGGAGTTGGATATCACTTCTGATGAGTTCATCCTGGATGAAGTGGATG TTCACATTCAGGCAAATCTGGAGGATGAGTTAGTAAAGGAAGCTCTTAAAACG GGTGTAGATCTCCGTCACTATTCAAAACAAGTTGAACTGGAGCTACAGCAGATTGAACAGAAATCCATTCGGGATT ATATTCAAGAGAGTGAGAATATAGCATCTCTGCACAACCAGATCACAGCCTGTGATGCTGTCCTGGAG CGAATGGAGCAGATGTTGGGAGCTTTTCAGAGTGACCTCAGCTCCATCAGCTCTGAGATCCGGACACTGCAGGAACAGTCAGGAGCCATGAACATTCGACTTCGAAATCGCCAGGCAGTTCGGGGGAAACTTGGGGAGCTTGTTGATGGTCTGGTCGTGCCTTCTGCTCTGGTCAC GGCAATTCTGGAGGCTCCAGTGACAGAGCCCAGGTTCTTGGAGCAGCTGCAGGAGCTGGATGCCAAGGCAGCTGCAGTCAGAGAGCAGGAAGCTAGAGGCACAGCAGCCTGCGCGGATGTCAGAGGCGTGCTCGATCGGCTCCGGGTCAAG GCAGTGATGAAGATCCGAGAGTTTATCCTCCAGAAGATTTATTCCTTCAGGAAACCAATGACCAACTATCAGATCCCCCAGACGGCCCTGCTGAAGTACAG GTTCTTCTATCAGTTTCTGCTGGGCAATGAACGAGCAACAGCAAAGGAAATCAGGGATGAATACGTGGAGACGCTGAGCAAGATCTATCTGTCCTACTACCGCTCTTACCTGGGGCGGCTCATGAAGGTGCAG taTGAGGAAGTTGCTGAGAAAGATGATCTAATGGGCGTGGAAGATACAGCGAAGAAAG GATTCTTCTCAAAGCCATCACTCCGCAGCAGGAACACCATTTTCACCCTAGGAACCCGCGGCTCTGTCATCTCCCCCACTGAACTTGAGGCCCCCATCCTGGTGCCTCACACAGCCCAGCGCGGAGAGCAGAGG TATCCATTTGAGGCCCTCTTCCGCAGCCAGCACTACGCCCTCCTAGACAATTCCTGCCGCGAATACCTTTTCATCTGtgaattttttgttgtgtctggcCCGGCTGCACATGACCTGTTCCATGCTGTCATGGGCCGTACACTCAGCATGACCCTG AAACACCTGGAGTCCTATCTAGCTGACTGCTACGATGCCAttgctgtttttctttgtatCCACATTGTTCTCCGGTTCCGTAACATTGCAGCAAAGAGGGATGTTCCTGCTCTGGACAG GTACTGGGAACAGGTGCTTGCCTTGCTATGGCCACGGTTTGAGCTGATCCTGGAGATGAATGTCCAGAGCGTCCGAAGCACTGACCCCCAGCGCCTAGGGGGGTTGGATACTCGGCCCCACTAT ATCACACGCCGCTATGCAGAGTTCTCCTCTGCTCTTGTCAGCATCAACCAGACAATTCCCAATGAACGGACCATGCAATTGCTGGGACAGCTGCAG GTGGAGGTGGAGAATTTTGTCCTTCGAGTGGCAGCCGAGTTCTCCTCAAGGAAGGAGCAGCTTGTGTTTCTGATCAACAACTATGACATGATGCTGGGTGTACTGATG
- the RPS18 gene encoding small ribosomal subunit protein uS13 yields the protein MSLVIPEKFQHILRVLNTNIDGRRKIAFAITAIKGVGRRYAHVVLRKADIDLTKRAGELTEDEVERVITIMQNPRQYKIPDWFLNRQKDVKDGKYSQVLANGLDNKLREDLERLKKIRAHRGLRHFWGLRVRGQHTKTTGRRGRTVGVSKKK from the exons ATG TCTCTAGTGATCCCTGAAAAGTTCCAGCATATTTTGCGAGTACTCAACACCAACATCGATGGGCGGCGGAAAATAGCCTTTGCCATCACTGCCATTAAG GGTGTGGGCCGAAGATATGCTCATGTGGTGTTGAGGAAAGCAGACATTGACCTCACCAAGAGGGCGGGAGAACTCACTGAGGATGAG GTGGAACGTGTGATCACCATTATGCAGAATCCACGCCAGTACAAGATCCCAGACTGGTTCTTGAACAGACAGAAGGATGTAAAGGATGGAAAATATAGCCAG GTCCTAGCCAATGGTCTGGACAACAAGCTCCGTGAAGACCTGGAGCGACTGAAGAAGATTcgggcccatagagggctgcgccACTTCTGGGG CCTTCGTGTCCGAGGCCAGCACACCAAGACGACTGGCCGCCGTGGCCGCACCGTGGGTGTGTCCAAGAAGAAATAA